In a genomic window of Nitrososphaerota archaeon:
- a CDS encoding PadR family transcriptional regulator, with the protein MAAPSSRHWKHPQAIPRGFLRVYILTALSRSPMTGYDIMQRIEEKTEGVWRPGPGTIYPLLKSLVREKLVTHSQRSKKTSRIAYTITDAGRGELLAMRAEMASFGGKERAVMRLVSDLMEGRTLVTLFLNRSRDGAEFLRSKILELPEPERTAALRDLRTITENQMDWINANLEKRLVAPARAKAVR; encoded by the coding sequence GTGGCAGCCCCCAGCTCAAGACATTGGAAACATCCGCAGGCGATTCCAAGGGGTTTCCTTCGGGTGTATATCCTCACTGCGCTTTCGAGGTCCCCGATGACCGGCTACGACATCATGCAGCGGATTGAGGAGAAAACCGAGGGGGTTTGGCGTCCAGGACCGGGGACCATCTACCCTCTTCTCAAGAGCCTAGTGCGCGAGAAGCTAGTCACGCACTCACAAAGGTCGAAGAAGACCTCCCGCATCGCCTATACAATTACTGATGCAGGCCGGGGTGAACTCCTAGCGATGAGGGCGGAAATGGCATCGTTCGGTGGAAAGGAAAGGGCGGTAATGAGGCTGGTTTCTGACCTCATGGAAGGCAGGACCCTTGTGACTCTATTCCTGAACCGCAGCAGGGACGGTGCAGAGTTCCTCCGGTCGAAAATTCTGGAGCTCCCGGAGCCTGAAAGGACGGCGGCCCTAAGGGACCTTCGAACGATAACTGAGAACCAAATGGACTGGATCAACGCGAACCTGGAGAAGCGACTCGTCGCTCCAGCGCGGGCAAAGGCTGTCCGCTAA
- a CDS encoding ATP-binding cassette domain-containing protein, with protein sequence MAETIKVEDLVEIYSDGTKAVDGISFEVNEGEFFGFLGPNGAGKSTTIKVLTTLLKKTSGKVTVAGFDVEKHGNEIRKLIGVQSQETVVDPDLTGRENMMLQGHLHQMGGKDLENRVVELMNLVGIADAADRSAGHYSGGMKKRLDLASALVHKPKVLFLDEPTTGLDPQSRAAIWEYLSKLNREEGITIFLTTQYMEEADKLCQRLYIVDQGKIVASGTPESLKREVGADSITMTLENGSAASETKEKARKVLGGLQGISKILDSDGGLTVYAKNASLIIADIVRTFDANNIHLSSVNFASPTLDDVFLQHTGRRIRTEELNTKQTTRARFGAARRPVRQ encoded by the coding sequence ATGGCCGAGACTATCAAGGTCGAAGACCTGGTTGAGATCTACTCAGACGGGACCAAAGCCGTCGACGGAATATCCTTCGAAGTCAACGAAGGGGAATTCTTCGGTTTCCTGGGCCCGAACGGCGCGGGCAAGAGTACTACGATAAAGGTGCTTACGACGCTCCTCAAGAAGACATCAGGCAAGGTGACCGTTGCGGGGTTTGACGTTGAGAAGCATGGTAACGAGATAAGGAAGCTAATCGGTGTTCAGAGTCAAGAGACGGTGGTCGACCCTGATCTTACCGGGAGGGAGAACATGATGCTCCAGGGACATCTCCATCAGATGGGGGGAAAGGACCTGGAGAATCGAGTGGTCGAACTCATGAATCTAGTAGGCATCGCGGATGCCGCAGACAGGAGTGCAGGTCATTATTCAGGGGGCATGAAGAAGAGATTGGACCTCGCATCGGCTCTAGTTCACAAGCCAAAGGTGCTTTTCCTGGACGAACCGACCACAGGTCTTGACCCACAATCGAGGGCCGCGATTTGGGAATACCTGTCCAAACTCAACAGAGAGGAGGGAATCACAATCTTCCTCACCACTCAGTACATGGAGGAAGCAGACAAACTCTGCCAAAGGCTCTACATTGTGGACCAGGGAAAGATAGTCGCCAGCGGGACCCCCGAATCATTGAAGCGCGAGGTCGGGGCGGACTCGATCACGATGACCCTCGAGAACGGAAGTGCGGCCTCGGAGACCAAGGAGAAGGCGAGGAAGGTCCTGGGGGGACTCCAAGGGATAAGCAAGATTCTCGATTCAGACGGCGGGCTCACGGTGTACGCGAAGAACGCGAGCCTCATAATAGCCGACATCGTTAGGACGTTTGACGCGAACAATATTCACCTCTCGTCAGTAAATTTCGCGTCCCCTACATTAGACGACGTGTTTCTGCAGCACACAGGAAGGAGGATCAGGACGGAAGAATTGAACACGAAACAGACTACCCGCGCTAGGTTCGGGGCAGCCAGAAGGCCAGTGAGACAATGA
- the pyk gene encoding pyruvate kinase: protein MRRTKIICTVGPSSSSVRIIRRLVPIVDVFRINFSHGDTKSHLRDLSTIRGEARRAGRTVAILQDLPGPKIRVGKMANGAAELTRGSEFLLSSSEVVGDSTRVSINYPNLLDSVEKGNLLHLADGLIRLRVDGKDKDGVLCTVLAGGILSSGKGVNAPGVRMNVDYPTAADSAHLRFGLKHSVDFIAASFVRSPTDLKALRRHLPQRGPMLVAKIEKREAVRNFDAILSEADGIMVARGDMGIEVPIEKVPAIQKEIIGKCNRVGKPVIVATQMLVSMVNYPVPSRAEVTDVATAVLDGTDAVMLSDETAVGKYPVESAKMLDRIARSAEKMPQAVPTSRTEAETGDTAEAIGRAACRLADYVGAKAIVAPTQTGSTARRVAMYRPRQPIVALCTELRIVRQMKLYRGVVPVVVQQAKTTDWLFSKADQAAERLGFAKKGERIVVTSGTPGMKGTTNVIKVSTVGSRA, encoded by the coding sequence ATGAGGAGGACAAAGATCATCTGCACCGTAGGACCTTCGAGCAGCTCAGTGAGGATTATCCGTCGCCTTGTCCCCATTGTTGACGTCTTCAGAATCAACTTCTCTCACGGTGACACCAAGAGCCACCTCCGCGACCTAAGCACCATCAGGGGGGAGGCACGAAGGGCGGGCAGGACGGTAGCCATCCTTCAGGACCTGCCAGGCCCCAAAATCAGAGTCGGCAAGATGGCGAATGGAGCAGCGGAACTTACGCGGGGCAGTGAGTTTCTACTGTCCTCTTCAGAAGTCGTCGGAGATTCGACGCGGGTGAGCATCAACTATCCGAACCTCCTGGATTCTGTGGAGAAGGGAAACCTCCTCCACCTAGCTGACGGGCTCATCAGGCTGAGGGTCGACGGGAAGGATAAGGATGGGGTCCTTTGCACGGTACTCGCTGGAGGAATCCTAAGCTCTGGGAAGGGGGTCAATGCGCCCGGCGTAAGGATGAACGTGGACTATCCAACAGCCGCAGACTCCGCTCATCTGAGGTTCGGACTCAAGCACAGCGTCGATTTCATAGCCGCATCTTTCGTAAGGTCCCCAACCGACCTAAAGGCCCTGAGAAGACACCTGCCTCAGAGAGGACCAATGCTTGTGGCAAAGATAGAGAAGCGTGAGGCAGTCCGCAACTTCGACGCGATCCTTTCGGAAGCTGACGGCATAATGGTCGCGAGGGGAGACATGGGCATCGAGGTCCCGATCGAAAAGGTGCCTGCCATCCAGAAGGAAATCATCGGGAAGTGTAATCGCGTGGGAAAACCCGTCATAGTCGCCACTCAGATGCTCGTCAGCATGGTAAACTACCCCGTCCCTAGCCGTGCCGAAGTCACGGACGTCGCGACCGCGGTGCTTGACGGCACCGACGCAGTGATGCTTTCAGACGAGACGGCGGTCGGGAAATATCCCGTGGAGTCGGCCAAGATGCTCGACAGGATCGCCCGCTCCGCCGAGAAGATGCCCCAAGCCGTACCGACGTCACGCACAGAAGCCGAGACAGGGGACACGGCTGAGGCCATAGGCCGCGCTGCCTGCAGGCTCGCTGACTACGTGGGCGCGAAGGCGATCGTGGCTCCCACCCAGACGGGTTCCACGGCCCGGAGGGTCGCCATGTACAGGCCCAGGCAGCCGATAGTGGCACTCTGTACGGAATTGAGAATCGTCAGGCAGATGAAGTTGTACCGGGGCGTGGTTCCGGTAGTGGTGCAGCAAGCGAAGACGACGGATTGGCTCTTCTCGAAGGCAGACCAGGCCGCAGAAAGGCTCGGGTTCGCCAAGAAGGGAGAGCGGATAGTGGTCACCTCGGGGACCCCAGGGATGAAGGGCACCACGAACGTGATCAAAGTCTCGACTGTCGGAAGCCGGGCGTAG
- a CDS encoding DEAD/DEAH box helicase family protein has translation MLSKEFEAREYQKRIAENAASSNTLVVLPTGLGKTMVAIMVASEILQKFPKSKVMVLAPTRPLVIQHFESFRKQLNLPQESFVVLTGTVDPGEREGLWLTARLIFATPQTVYNDVKHGRVSLTDVALAVFDEAHRSVKDYTYTKLAEAYLERAEHPLILGLTASPGSSKERVNEIRRSLFIDRIEARSEESDDVKEYVEQTNIEAIKVKVPDEYYDVTLRLRELYNERVKKLLSGGFLRSNRVSKKALLAARMTISARLKSAQGGQKGYIFGAIMNQSQAVVILHALEMIETQGAPSLARYLRKLRERTDTGKSTKSLLKDPRWLKIEEEAEALKAVEHPKVSVMLDVVKGQFARRPDSKVIVFTQYRDTIEDIIRALGRDGRVAQRFVGQSDREGSEGMDQGTQTRALERFTLGDFKILVSSSIGEEGLHVPDVDLVVFYEAVPSEIRYIQRRGRTGRTTEGRVVILLAEGTVDESYYYSSLSKESRMKELVREASEKPTRKRRAKSPTLMDFVE, from the coding sequence TTGCTCTCAAAGGAATTCGAGGCCCGTGAATACCAGAAGAGGATAGCCGAGAACGCTGCATCTTCGAACACCCTGGTCGTGCTTCCCACAGGGCTCGGCAAGACGATGGTCGCGATCATGGTGGCTTCGGAGATACTACAGAAGTTCCCGAAGTCGAAGGTGATGGTCCTGGCTCCGACGAGGCCCCTGGTCATCCAGCACTTCGAGAGCTTCAGGAAGCAGTTGAACCTCCCTCAGGAGTCGTTCGTCGTTCTGACCGGAACAGTGGACCCGGGGGAAAGGGAAGGACTTTGGCTGACGGCACGACTGATCTTTGCTACGCCCCAGACCGTCTACAACGACGTCAAGCACGGAAGGGTGTCGCTCACAGATGTCGCCCTTGCGGTCTTCGACGAGGCGCACAGGAGCGTGAAGGACTACACCTACACAAAGTTGGCTGAGGCGTACCTTGAGCGCGCGGAGCATCCACTGATTCTTGGACTGACCGCGTCTCCAGGGTCCTCGAAGGAAAGGGTGAACGAGATCCGGAGGAGCCTCTTCATCGACCGCATCGAGGCGAGGAGCGAAGAGAGTGATGATGTGAAGGAGTACGTTGAGCAGACGAATATCGAGGCTATCAAGGTAAAGGTGCCTGACGAGTACTACGACGTGACCCTCAGGCTTAGGGAGCTCTACAACGAGAGGGTGAAGAAGCTGCTGTCGGGGGGTTTCCTCAGGTCGAACAGAGTGTCGAAGAAGGCCTTGCTTGCGGCGAGGATGACCATCTCCGCCAGGCTCAAGTCGGCCCAGGGAGGCCAGAAGGGGTACATCTTCGGGGCAATCATGAACCAGTCTCAGGCCGTAGTCATATTGCACGCGCTAGAGATGATAGAAACCCAGGGGGCGCCATCGCTTGCCAGGTATCTCAGGAAGCTCAGGGAGAGGACGGACACAGGCAAGTCGACGAAGTCCCTGTTGAAGGACCCAAGGTGGCTGAAGATCGAGGAAGAAGCCGAGGCGCTGAAGGCGGTCGAGCACCCCAAGGTGAGCGTGATGCTCGACGTGGTAAAGGGTCAGTTTGCCAGGAGGCCAGATTCCAAGGTCATAGTCTTCACTCAATATCGAGATACGATAGAAGACATCATTCGGGCCCTGGGCCGAGATGGGCGGGTCGCGCAGAGGTTCGTAGGGCAGTCTGACAGGGAGGGGAGCGAGGGGATGGACCAGGGGACACAGACACGGGCGTTGGAGAGGTTCACCCTTGGAGACTTCAAGATCCTCGTCAGCAGCAGCATCGGTGAAGAAGGGTTGCACGTCCCTGACGTCGACCTTGTGGTCTTCTACGAGGCCGTTCCATCGGAGATCAGGTACATCCAGCGGCGCGGCAGGACGGGTAGAACCACCGAGGGCAGGGTGGTCATACTTCTGGCCGAAGGCACCGTCGACGAGAGCTACTACTACAGCAGCCTGTCCAAAGAGAGCAGGATGAAGGAGCTTGTCAGGGAGGCCAGCGAGAAGCCCACGAGGAAGAGGCGGGCGAAGAGCCCCACTCTGATGGACTTCGTAGAATAG